A window from Fibrobacterota bacterium encodes these proteins:
- a CDS encoding M15 family metallopeptidase, with the protein MRALFPIFLLLRAAFAATPGESLRQVQASAEFVDISANPALAIDLKYASADNFLAADLYGDFRIPFLHRIAAAKLDSAARLLAAERPGAKLVVYDALRPRSVQYRLWDKVKGTPREKYVANPATGSMHNYGFAVDLGVLDASGKAMDMGSPFDDFSDLAQPRLESAFLKSGALTPVQVADRKLLRRIMEKAGFIQLPLEWWHFDALPKAAVKSGYRIVE; encoded by the coding sequence ATGCGCGCCCTCTTCCCGATTTTTCTGCTCTTGCGCGCGGCCTTCGCCGCCACTCCGGGCGAATCCTTGCGGCAGGTGCAAGCCTCCGCCGAATTCGTGGACATCAGCGCGAACCCGGCGTTGGCCATCGATCTCAAGTACGCTTCCGCGGACAATTTCCTCGCAGCGGATCTGTACGGCGATTTCCGCATCCCTTTCCTGCATCGGATCGCGGCCGCGAAACTGGATTCCGCCGCTCGCTTGCTCGCGGCGGAACGGCCGGGCGCGAAATTGGTCGTCTACGATGCGCTACGGCCCCGCTCGGTCCAATACCGACTCTGGGACAAAGTCAAAGGGACCCCCCGCGAGAAATACGTGGCCAACCCCGCCACGGGATCGATGCACAACTACGGGTTCGCGGTCGATTTGGGCGTGCTCGACGCTTCCGGGAAGGCCATGGACATGGGAAGCCCATTCGATGATTTCTCCGACCTGGCCCAACCGCGCTTGGAATCCGCCTTCCTGAAGTCCGGCGCCCTGACTCCGGTCCAGGTCGCCGACCGCAAGCTCTTGCGGCGCATCATGGAGAAAGCCGGATTCATCCAACTCCCCTTGGAATGGTGGCATTTCGACGCCTTGCCCAAGGCGGCAGTGAAGTCCGGTTACCGCATCGTGGAATGA
- the icd gene encoding isocitrate dehydrogenase (NADP(+)), translated as MADFKHVIVPKEGEKIRIDAQQKLQVPDRPILPFIEGDGTGADIWKASRHVFDEAVRKVYGGKRKIAWMEVYAGEKSTKVYGEGQWLPDETLAAFQEYLVGIKGPLTTPVGKGIRSLNVALRQILDLYVCLRPVRWFTGVPSPVKHPEKVDMVIFRENTEDIYAGIEWSSDSPEAKKVLDFLAKEFPKDFGKVRFGTEKASQEWQKKLEAIGAPARPAPVQVGVGIKQVSYLGTERLVHSAISYAIQHKRKSVTLVHKGNIMKFTEGAFRDWGFQVAKEMFGAVEIDGGPWVKIPEGKPGAGIVIKDSIADITLQQVLTRPEDFDVIATLNLNGDYLSDALAAQVGGIGIAPGGNINYMSGHAIFEATHGTAPKYANLDKVNPGSVVLSGVMMLNHLGWKEAADAIERGLEKTIGAKTVTYDFARLMEGAREVKCFEFAKLVADAI; from the coding sequence ATGGCTGACTTCAAACATGTAATCGTGCCCAAAGAGGGCGAAAAAATCCGCATCGACGCCCAGCAGAAGCTCCAGGTCCCCGACCGGCCCATCCTGCCCTTCATCGAAGGCGACGGCACCGGCGCGGACATCTGGAAGGCCTCGCGCCACGTCTTCGACGAGGCCGTGCGCAAGGTCTACGGCGGCAAGCGGAAGATCGCTTGGATGGAAGTCTATGCCGGCGAGAAGTCCACCAAGGTCTACGGCGAAGGCCAGTGGCTTCCGGACGAGACCCTGGCCGCCTTCCAGGAATACCTGGTGGGCATCAAAGGCCCGCTGACCACGCCCGTGGGCAAAGGCATCCGCTCCCTCAACGTGGCCCTCCGCCAGATCCTCGATCTCTACGTCTGCTTGCGCCCGGTGCGCTGGTTCACGGGCGTACCGTCCCCGGTCAAGCATCCCGAGAAGGTCGACATGGTGATCTTCCGCGAGAACACCGAGGACATCTACGCCGGCATCGAGTGGTCGAGCGATTCGCCCGAAGCCAAGAAGGTGCTGGATTTCCTGGCCAAGGAATTCCCCAAGGATTTCGGCAAGGTCCGCTTCGGCACCGAGAAGGCCTCGCAGGAATGGCAGAAGAAGCTGGAGGCCATCGGCGCCCCGGCGCGGCCCGCCCCCGTGCAGGTGGGCGTCGGCATCAAGCAGGTCAGCTACCTGGGCACCGAGCGCCTGGTGCATAGCGCCATCAGCTATGCCATCCAGCATAAGCGCAAGAGCGTGACCCTGGTGCATAAAGGCAACATCATGAAGTTCACGGAAGGCGCCTTCCGCGATTGGGGCTTCCAGGTGGCCAAGGAGATGTTCGGCGCGGTCGAAATCGACGGCGGGCCCTGGGTCAAGATCCCCGAGGGCAAGCCGGGCGCGGGCATCGTCATCAAGGATTCCATCGCGGACATCACCTTGCAGCAGGTGCTGACCCGCCCCGAGGACTTCGACGTGATCGCCACCCTCAATCTGAACGGCGATTACCTGAGCGACGCCTTGGCGGCGCAGGTGGGCGGCATCGGCATCGCCCCCGGCGGCAACATCAATTACATGAGCGGCCACGCCATCTTCGAGGCCACCCACGGGACCGCGCCCAAGTACGCCAACCTGGACAAGGTCAATCCCGGATCGGTAGTGCTCTCCGGCGTCATGATGCTCAACCACTTGGGCTGGAAGGAAGCGGCGGACGCCATCGAACGGGGCCTGGAGAAGACCATCGGCGCCAAGACCGTGACCTACGATTTCGCCCGCCTGATGGAAGGCGCGCGCGAGGTCAAGTGCTTTGAATTCGCCAAACTCGTCGCCGACGCCATTTAA
- a CDS encoding citrate (Si)-synthase, translating to MADNDVLFTITKEHLDTGLRGFPVGTCPNSDVDPYKGLTYGGYTIAELALKQPEEVIYLLLKRELPDAAQLSTFKMELIANSRLDRGVIEHLRSLPKQGHPMKWLLAALNVMGMYEGTGDYYKDYVNVVAQLPEAVAAIFRIRSGWGDPIPSKPELGWMENFVHMLGAPGASKDLERLMKVFAILHFDHGGGNLSTFVGKAIASGLEDMFGSLVGAMAALAGPLHGMANQECLRFLKSIAKDIKDPSDEKTVHDYVENLLAKGGVLYGFGHAVLRVEDPRATVQYGLGEQIASKDPLFRLAVTLRKVGSEILMKKGKAADPYPNVDAVSGCLLSACGLTDENYYTVLFGLSRCVGIAGQIVYERKEARGGKGTPIVRPGYIYTGPKR from the coding sequence ATGGCCGATAACGACGTCCTCTTCACCATCACCAAGGAACACCTGGATACGGGCCTGCGCGGCTTCCCCGTGGGCACCTGCCCCAACAGCGACGTCGATCCGTACAAGGGCCTGACCTATGGCGGCTACACCATCGCCGAACTGGCCCTCAAGCAGCCGGAAGAGGTGATCTACCTCCTGCTCAAGCGCGAATTGCCGGACGCCGCCCAGCTCTCCACCTTCAAGATGGAACTCATCGCGAATTCGCGCCTCGACCGCGGCGTGATCGAGCATCTGCGCAGCCTGCCCAAGCAGGGCCATCCCATGAAATGGCTTTTGGCCGCCTTGAACGTCATGGGCATGTATGAGGGCACGGGCGACTATTACAAGGACTACGTGAACGTGGTGGCGCAATTGCCGGAAGCGGTAGCCGCCATCTTCCGCATCCGTTCCGGTTGGGGCGATCCCATCCCCTCCAAGCCCGAGTTGGGTTGGATGGAGAACTTCGTGCACATGCTGGGCGCCCCGGGCGCCTCCAAGGATCTCGAACGCCTGATGAAGGTGTTCGCCATCCTGCATTTCGATCATGGCGGCGGGAACCTGTCCACCTTCGTGGGCAAGGCCATCGCTTCGGGCCTGGAAGACATGTTCGGATCGCTGGTGGGGGCCATGGCCGCCCTGGCGGGCCCGCTGCACGGCATGGCCAACCAGGAATGCCTGCGCTTCCTCAAGTCCATCGCCAAGGACATCAAGGATCCTTCCGACGAGAAGACCGTACATGATTACGTGGAGAACCTGCTGGCCAAGGGCGGGGTGCTCTACGGTTTCGGGCATGCCGTCCTGCGCGTGGAGGATCCGCGCGCGACGGTGCAATACGGCTTGGGCGAACAGATCGCCTCCAAGGATCCCCTCTTCCGCCTGGCCGTCACCCTTCGCAAGGTCGGCAGCGAGATCTTGATGAAGAAGGGGAAGGCGGCCGATCCTTACCCGAATGTGGACGCGGTCTCGGGTTGCCTCCTGTCGGCATGCGGCCTCACGGACGAAAACTACTACACGGTGCTTTTCGGCCTGTCGCGCTGCGTCGGCATCGCCGGACAGATCGTGTACGAGCGCAAGGAAGCCCGCGGGGGCAAGGGCACGCCCATCGTGCGCCCGGGGTATATCTACACCGGCCCCAAGCGCTGA